The following DNA comes from Rhea pennata isolate bPtePen1 chromosome 7, bPtePen1.pri, whole genome shotgun sequence.
GGCAGCTGGTGTTGGAGATGCTGGAAGCTCTTGCTGGCTATGGCAGTGAGGGACTTCTCCATTGCACAAGCACTCTCCAGTGCCAAGAATGCTGTGGCCAGCCATGGATCTggtaaataaatcaaaataccAGTACTTGTGCAGTGCAGCCTCCAGTGAGGGTCTCTTCCACTACATGTGCAACAGCACACAGGCCAGGAACCTGTCTTGCTTTCGTAGATGAGTAACTTCTGCCCACAACCTCTCCTTAGTCCTCAAGCCTGTCCCTCCAGCCGTTACTGGATGATTACACCTGAgtaagtgtgtgtgggggataCTCGCTTCTcagctgtttcttctctgatttcTGCACCAGTGACACCAGACACAGTGCTGCTAAGGCAAATGGTATGAGGGAGCCATCCAGAGAAAGGGAATGTTTGTGGGTGACTGGTAAGGCCTTGTCTGGTCACACCAGGGCCTCCGTGCAGGCCCTGTTGGGATGCACCCACCCCACTGGCCTTTTCTTGCAGAGGTGGCAATGAACACTGATGAAGCGCATAGATGTGGGGGCCTTTCACCCCGTCTAGGGAAGGACAGGCTTTCCCAGTAAGTGGGATGGTGGTTACACCTGCCTGGCCCTCACTGACTTGCAACAAACAGACTTGAAGACTTGTGTTGAGCACGATGAACCCAGGTGTCTGGGAACCCCTGTTTTTCAGGAAAGGCTTTACAGACCACTGGTGAAGGCATGTTTCTTCTGTGCAGGTGCCAGTGATCCtgaaaatttctcatttctgctgtgtGTTGGCTTGCCCTGTGTGGTTGTGCCAGTCCTAGGGAAGCTGTTTGGGGTTGTGTGCAGAGTTTGGGTTCCTGGGGGACAAAAAGGGCAATAGCAGTGCACCTTCTTGCCACTCCACCTCCTTGCTGCGATTCTGCTGATACCCCTGGGGCAGAGCTTTGCTGATGGCCAGAAAGCCTCTCGGGCCCTACCAGAGCCCTTGCCTGGCCGCACGGCGTGCCACGTTTCACTGTGTGCAATAAAATCGGCATTTTCAAGGCGACAACGCTCAGCCGCGAACACGACTAGCTGCAAGAGCCGGGCAGCGAGGCGCCCCGCCTGCCTCGCTGCTGGGGGGAGCGGAGACCCCCCTCGGGCTCCCGCCCCGGCAGCGGCTGCTGGCTGGGACCCCCCAGGCCACCCTGGGCTCCTGCCTGGGACCCCGGGTCCCCTGGGCAGGTCCCCTCGTGGGATACGCCACCGCCACCTACCGGCAAGCGCACCGGGACGGGCACGGGACAGGTCTCGCTCCGTCCCCGCCGCTGCCTGCCGGGGGGACTCTGCGTCCGGTTTCGGCTGCTTTTAGGGGATAAGTGCGAGGCCGGGACCCAGGAGGGTGCAGAGCGGGCGTGCAGGACTGCGCCTCGCTGCTGGCCGcctgccgcggggctgggggcggcggcgcggcgcggcgcggcgcggcgggacgggacgggacggccGGACCGCTCGCTTTTGCTCCGCGCAGCCGGCGTCTCCCCGAGGCCCCGGGGAGCAGGGCGAGGGGAGGAAGCGGCAGGCACCCGGCGTCGCACAGCCGCgcctgggagagctggggaCAGGAGCCGGCCTCCTCTGCGTCCCGCTAGCCCGCCCTGTTTGGTGACTTGTGTTTTACTCGGTGGAGTACAAACGTCCAACAAGCCTTTGCCAGAGCCCCAGTGGTTGTCGGCACCGATTCGCCTCGCCGTCCCACAGCAACGCGCGGCTCTGAGCACCGCGCCCGGCGCCAGCAGCCCCCCGGCCGAAGGGCCCTGCGGCCCAGCACCGCCCCAGCCTCTGGCCACTGCATTCGGCCCCGCAAGTCCTTGTCCCAAGGACATCTCGCAGGCTGCGGTGTCCAGCGCCTCACGCCTGTTACCGCTGCGGCCTCACCAGAGGGAGCtctgtccctgctgcaggcacagcCCAGTTCCCTAATCCCTCGCCTTTTTATAGCCGTTGGCAATGCCCAGTACCCAGGACACCCAAAGATGCCAGGAGACAGAGAGGCAGGCTGCTTGGGTTTACATTTCTCCCAGCACCTGCCTTGCTCTGCCAGACATGGCCTATGCATGGCCAGGACATGCTTATATTAGCCCTTGTGTCATATATGTCCCGTGGGAGCTGCAGGGTTTCTCCGGGTTGCGCATGGTGGTGAGAGCAGTAGGTACAGTGCAGGGAGATAGGGCTGGAGCCCCCCAGTCTCCAGGGTCTGGACAGCCTTTGGCTTTTCTGAAAGCCGTCCGTGGGCAGGCTCTAGTGGCACGGCACACCTAAGCCATCCCCACCGTCTCGGCCTTGGGACAGTGCTCACACTCAGGTCCGCTGCAGTGCTCCTGCACCCTGCTGCCGTCTCCTGTGCTGTCCCCCCCATCCAGCCCCAGTGAGCCCAGGAGCAGCTCTTTGCACCCTCTGCCAGGCCCCAGTGTGCCGCTCCGGCTGTTTTGATCCCAGCTCCAGCCAGGTGAAAACCTCTCTGTTCCACGTTGCTGTAGGAATCTGACACACAACCCCGCACTGACTACAAGTATTATTAACGTCTCCCCATCCAACCGATGCGATCCAGACATACTAAGGACAGTGCCAGCTCAGCAAGGGCagggggtgttttttttctggtaactccttagtgaaaaaaaagcaaaaagcaaaaagcaaaaagcaaaaagcaaaagaaaagaaaagaaaagaaaagaaaagaaaagaaaagaaaagaaaagaaaagaaaagaaaagcaaagcatattTCAGACTCTGCTTTCCCACTACCTGGACTTGCCTGCCTCCTTGCAGGGGTGCAGTGCACAGCGGGGCTCGGGGAGCCTGGTACCAGCACAGCCAGGGGTTGTCTCGGGGCTGTTTTACCCCAGGCACTGACACGGCTCAGAAGACACTTTCCCAGAGCCCACCAGCAGCAGCGTCTGGTCTGTGTCCAGGCAGCCTCGGCTCACGAGTTTACCACTGCCGTAAGGACCGTGGGGTCATGAGAACTTGTATAAGTTTATTGGGGTCTGGCAGAGCCCTGAGCGATCCCAGAGCCAGAGCAGGCGGGAGCTGGAGGGAGGCTGGGAGCGTACCTCCGCGCTGCCGCAGCTCCGGCCACCCCTCCCGGCGGAGCGGCCGCCGGGCTGGAGGCGTCCCTcgctgctgtgctccaaaatGGGATCCTCCTCGGCCTGCCCCCGGCACCAACGGTAGGACACGGCCCCAGGCGGCAGTCAGACACGAGAAGGAAAGGCAGCAAATCCCTGGCCCCTCCAGATGTGGCTAAGGATGCTGCGGGGAGCTGAGGAGAAAATGGGTTGTCTCCAAAACTCTGGTGGGCTGAGGGTGGCTTCCTTGCTGCAAGCCaaaaatagcctttttcttcagaagaggCTGTAGGAGGGATCTCACATGCAGCACAGCCAAATACCTAGGATACCACAGGACAGGCCTGGAGTAGCGTGGCTTCCTGGAGGCTTTATCGAACTTTGgaaaggcaacagccacagcagaaACGGCTAACAACTCCCTTCCCCTCTGGACATCTCGCCATGCCAAAGGCACCCACGTGCTCACAAGCGGACACCCCCAACCGGGCAGAGCCAGGCAAGCAAAGTGGGAAGCCCATGCCAGGCCTCCCCTGCCCAAAGGCAGAGGCCAGGGCCCCGGGGTCCCGCTCAGCATCTCTCACTGCATCATCCACCCAGCAAGCAGGAGACGTGCACAGCTCAAACCTGGCGGGCAGCAGCCTGATCTGGGCCTGCAGTGTCCAGAAAGGTGCATGAGGTACCTGGGAAGACTGAGCCCTAGGGGCGGGCAGAAGCCCTCGGGGAAGGCAAATCCCTTGGCTGCAGGCAGGTGCTGTGCATTTGAGGGAAGCCAGACGACATGCTGGATCTGGAGGCATGGGATCCCAGGCTGGTGGCTCACTTGCAGGTGCCTGGACACCCCCTAACACTGTTTATGCACTAGTTGTGCTGGAGAAGGGCCTCAAAATTAAATGGGTACTGACTTAGTATGAACAAGCCTCACACTAAGAGAGGTGATAAAGATGAGGCTTTTCATCCACCTAAGAGGACATGGACATATCCACCCAGACATGGAGGTGCACCTTGACAAGGAGAAACACCAGAGGACCTACCAAAGCCCAAGTCAACACAATGAAATACAAATCTGAAAGCAGcagttggaaatattttttatggaaGCGCCTGGAGATCCACCCTCATGGGACTCTGAGCTGCCCCTTGCCTGCAACAGGCACCTGAGACTGTGGTGTTGCTTGGAGCCCACCAGCCTCGGCAGCCCCGTCGCTGAAGGGGCTGCACCAGTGGCTCAGGTTcaggaggaagcaggagagatgcaagagcagccaagcaTTGGCTGCTTCTGGCTGAGCTGATCCGGACGCGGGGACATCCCAGCAGGCTCTGCTGCCATGGGAGCTCTCCTCTTGCACGTCCGTATGCCCTAAAAGTGGGGCTGGCTCAGAGCAAGAGGGCAGGAGCAGCCTTTGCCACACAGTCTGGGAGACGGAGAATAACCCAGATCCATGTCAGTGTAATGGCATTATTGAGGAGGGAGTAGCAGATACTGCAGATCTTACCCAGACCCTGGGAGCTGTTGTGGCACCAGAAACAGAGTCCACAGCAAGAAGGAGCATGAAACAGAAATGATGCCTCGTCACCTGCCTCCCAGTGGAATAGTGCAATGGGTGACCTGAGCCTTGGGCATGAGGAGAGCGATGTAAACCGACTTCTGAGCACCTTGGCTACTGAATACAGGGTTTCCCATGCTGGCTGCATGCGCGTGGAGCTTATGGTTGAAGCAGTCTCATGGGGGCAGGAAAGCTCCTGGGTCCTTAACCCTGCCAGGCGCCTTCATTCCCACCCACGAGAGTCTGCACATGGTCCCAGAGCTGGCTGCTGATCTGTGGCAGAGATTCAGCACAGGGGACGGAAGTGGCAGCGGGGCAGGGGATTTTTCTAGTCTTCCATGGCTTGGTCTAAGCTGTGGTGGATATCTGGAAACTCCCTGGTGGGGTGTGGGGACGTTCCCATCCCAGCATCACTCATGTCCTCCACAGCGTGCAGACCCTACCATGCGGCACTGTCGCCAcgtgggctgctgctgcccgcacCGGGCCGGGCCCTGACTGCTCCTCCATAAACTGGCAAAGCCCCAGGAAACTTGAAAGGCCCCATCCCTGCCAGGGATTGCCTGGGACAACCACTTACAGGACCAGCTTCTCCATGCTGGGCAGACTTATAATATCCTAGTTCCCGCGAGTCTCGCTCCCTCCCCCAGCACTTCTCTGGGCAGTCATTCCTGGAAACATCTCTCTGCTCATTTTGGAGTCACCTTCAATCATGCCTTTGCCTGTTAACATTTATAGAGCTTCTCCCAGAGGCTCATGGATTTAATTGTGTGACTCTCCCCAGACCCTGCCCGTGTTTATACCTTTCCCTCCAAGGTGCCTGTAATCACCCTGATCCGTGGTGAGGGCCGGAGGCaacactgcagctctgctcaccGGGAACAAATTTCTGCCTCTGCACAGGGAGGCCCATCCTTGCAGAGCTCAGTCATACCGGTCTTCTGCTGCCTCACTCCTGGCAAACTCCAATCTAATGCactgcctgctaatcctccgTTGGTCTCTCCCAGCCATTTCTGCTTCTCGGATTTCTCCCTCTTGGGTGGAGGAGTAGCAGAGCTGCCAAATCTTGCAATACTCAGGCTATTTCTTAAAGCCCCAGCTCCTGAAACAGTGGGAAAACTGGAGGTTCCCCACTTCTGGTGCATTTGGTTTCTTTAAGCAGTTTCTAATCCTCCTGGCTGAGCAGAAAAAGCAGGGAGCATGAGCCTGCAGCCCATgccagggaggagagggcaggcACAGAACCAAGGCATGAGGCACAATGAGACAGCTCCAGGCCATgaagctgcagccctgcagcagtgGCCTCCCTGCGCCGCAGGGGCAGTTGGACCTACTGGGCAGCTGTGGGCACACTCAAATTCCCACCTGAGTGCAACCTGCATTAGAAACCAGAAGAGAGAGCCTTAGAAGAAACATAGAGCTAGGTATGGGATGGGGCTTGCTGCAGCGGTGTTGAGCACACACATCTGCAGTGCAGAAGGCATCTTAGAAAGCCCCGTGTTGGCCGCTAGCAGAGCATCACCCACGGCAGGGCCTCCTGTGCTGGCTGCCCCTACCAAGCTCGGCCTCCTACTCCTTACCTGGGCACCAGCTCCACAGCTTTGCAGTGGCAGGAAAACCCCTCTTTGCCCTGGCCCCAGCAGGCAAAGTGGGGTCTGGCTGGGTGCAGCCCTCCTCCTTGCAGGATAGAACAGGCCGGAGAATCCGCTGGAACAGCCCCAAGCTGACATAGATGCAAACAGACATCACATACCACAGCTGTGAACACATTTCCTCCAGGGAGTTATTTTGGGCATGGCATTGTGGGATAGATGTCCCTCCTCCAGGCACTGTGGGGTGTGCACAACCACCTTGGGCTCTGCCCGGCTCCAAGGCGTGAGCCCCACCATAGCACAGCATCCATCCAGCACAAGCACGTGGCTCCAGCCTGGATAGCTCCGTTGTCCTGTCCTGTTTGAAGCCTCCTCAAAAGGATTACCTAGATCTCCTGCCATTGGGCATCTGGTTAGAGCCTGGCATCCTGTGCCGGCGCTCGACTCAACAGGAACAGAGGTTCAGGTCCAGGAAGTTCAGAACAACTAAAACAATCCTTCGGTGCTCAGCACACAAGCTGGCAATGTTGGCTTTGAAGTCCAGAGCTCAGTAGCACTCTAAAAGTAGTCGGCATTAACACAGctagcaaaaccaaaaataaataaaaaaaaagtattaattattACTAGATCAGAAAAGACATTAGCACTCTAAGTAACTGTTCTGGAAGAGTTTTAAACAGTTGCACTAATCACGGCACAAACTAGTCTTGTTATTCAAAACCAGGAGGCAAAAGCTCTGGTGAGCCCCAAATCTATGCAAGCGAGGTGCACAGACCCCCTTGATGGTCTTCCAGACGTCAGCATGATTCCTGGACTGCCCTCAGCACACATGACCCAGCATCTCTCCTGCCTTGGTGCTGCTCAGAGAGGTCTGGAGGCGTCTTGAGGATCCACGGGTACTCACAGGACCCACAGTCCCCACTGTTCCAGTAGGGTGGCAACCCATATCTGAGACAGGTGACATGCCATAAGCCCTTGCTTTGCCTTCACCCTGTAAGCAAAAATGCCAAGACCTTCCCAGACCACAGCAGTGAAGGTGGCAGGAATCTGTTTACCACAGGTCCATCATGAACCTGAGAGCCAAGTGTCCCCAAAATGCCCTGGCTGCACTTTCCCACACTCCTCTCCTGCCTCCCCTCATACACATCCTCCCTGGTGGCAGCACCCCATGAGCACCCCACTCTGAGCTGCCAGAGCAGGTCCAAACAGTCCCCTCTCTACCAGCTGCAGATTTGAAGCCCAGAGGGCTACACAGGGGCCTGGCACTAGAGAGGTTATTTTCCCACATGATGATTCCCTTGATCACTCAGGGGGGGCTCAGCCTTCCCTAAGGGCAGAAAGGCAAGTCCTGCTCAGCACCTTAAAGCCCTGCTCATCTCAGGACACAGCTTGGACATCTCCAGGGCagccaggccaggccgggcaGGCCCACTCCTCCCACCACCCACTCCAGCCCCCCTTTTCCCTGTCACCTTCCAGACCCTGCCTCCATTTCACCGTGGCTCAGCTCCTACATCCTGTTTCCCCTTGGAGGCCCATCTCCCAGCCACTGCCTTCTCCACTGCCGCTATTTTCCCTCTCAGCATCCCCCCTGCCTTTTCCCCTTAACCCTTGTCAGACCCTCACAGTCCCAGCTCCCTCAAGGCAGAGAACAGGATGGCCTCATGGACATAGGATTCAGGACCATCTGAACCTCCCCCTGCAGTTTAATGTCTCTCCCCACATACCCCCAAACCCTGCAGTCAGCCATCAAGGCCAGCCCAGTTGCAGCCTTGCCAGGGCCACTGGTTTGTTCCCAGACTGGCAGGTCTGTGCAGGGACCTCCTGTTGCAGAGCTGGCATGCAGCATGAGAAAGGCCTAGGAAGGGAGGCAGATGCCAACTGGGGAAAGtcaagctgcttcccagctgcgCTGTATGGCCAACAGTGTCCTCCTCCTTGGGAGAGGAGGCAAGCTGGGGAGTTACTGCCTGTGACAACGGACATGACATAGCACATGACTCTCAGCATCACCCCTCTAGACACTAAGCTGCTCTGATCAGCTGTATCCAGCTTCATGGCACCAGTCAGCATATCTTGGGGTTGCACCAGTGCCTACTTTGTTACATGACACAACTCCTAGAAGCCTGGCCCAACAGAGGGGTAAGCAAAGAGCACTGCCTTTCTCACTGTCTTTCCTCCACCATCTAACACCTTCCTCCCTCAAATTCCTGCAAAGGgctgcaaaatacatttctcatcCTTTGTGCATGAGCCTCCACTGAGCACATCACCCAATCtgtctccctcctgctccacagTCTCCAGTGAGTTGTTTCAAACACGCCACCTTAACAAGAAGCACTACAAAAGAGCCCAGCACTGGGCACAGAGAGAAAGGTCCCACACTAGTGCTGAAACTGGGCCCTTCAAGAGTAAAAAGGGGACATGACAATAGAGCAGAACTGTTTTTATTGGAGGTGTCAAGAGCAGGAACAATAACAAACCTACAGACTCCCCTCCTCAAGTGCCATCCTTCcccacccaccaccaccagggCAGTCAGCATCACGTGTGCGTGCTACAAGACAACGGCAAGGCTTATACTTTGCTTCAGCCAAAAGCCAGACAGCAGCCCTCAGCATCCtaggcagtgctgctgcccctTCCATGGTGACTGCGAGCTCAGCTTTACCCCGCTAGTGGTAGTGCAGGACATTCACCTTCCCCTCCAAGAATGGGTGAGCTTCGCATTAGAGGAGGTTTTTGTTAAGAGAAGGACCGGAGCACAGCTCCACTGAAGTGCAAGGGGAGGCAACCTGGGCTGTAGCTCCCAGCAGGATCTCTCTGAGATGAGAGCACAGGCTGTGCAGcctgagcagagctgcagcagccacaggCAAGAAATGGCATTGCTAAACCCAGAAGGGCTTTGCTGCCCCCTCTCTTCAgcacaaaccaaaccaaaatgCAGAGGGTCAGAAGACAAACCAGGAGGGGAGGTGAAGCAGGTCTGGAATAGGGTTCAGCTCTGGCTCATTTCCCAGCCCGACGCTCCTCCTGGCGCTTGGTGAGGATATATTTGAAGAACTCGTACACAGACCAGGCAATTGCTGTTGAGGGCATCTGATAAATGACTCTAGCCTGGACTCCTCTGAAGTAGGCAGTCACACCGCCCACTTGGTATACCGTCCTGAAGGCATTGGCCATGCCTGTGATGTGTCCACTGATGTTGGAGCTCAAGGCCAGAGACTCCTGGGTGTTGAGCAGCGTTTTGCAAACGTCCAAAGGTgtagtggcagcagcagctacagccCCCGCGCAGGCCCCGGAGACCATGTGGGAGCTTGGGTTGTACTGTCTGTGGGGGTTGAGCTGCTCTTGCAAGAACTCGTAGGTCATGAAGTGAATGGCTTGGAAGGGGATGTTCATGGTGAGCTGGGTGGTGTAGCTGCGATAGAAAGCTCCAGCCCCTTCGTTGCGCCACACAGTCCGTACACAGTCCGTCACACACTGGTAAGGCGAGTTGTACATCTGCATCCTCTGTTTGACCACTTGAGACAgccaacagcagccagcagcagcagccaggacccaGACACAGAGAGGAACAGGGGAGAAAAAGGGTAAGTGTGAAGCCAGGCTTCCTGCAAACACCTTGGAGTTTGCTTAAGAGCTGATGACTGACAACTCTGACCAGCAATGTCCTGTATGCCCCCAGGCAGGATTGTAGCTATTTAGATCTGTGTGAGGCATCACCATAACACACAACATAACCATCACCTGCAAACCCTGCGGCTACTACAGCCTGTTCTACTAAACATCCTCACCTTGAGGCATACGCACCGAAGATCCAATGTGCACACCTCCCCCACTCCCAAGTGGCCAACTTCCCCCCATCCACTACTGCAGATCTACTATGCAGCCAAAAGAACCTCTCCTATATTTATTCTGGCGTTTTCCAGATAGATCTCCAGATCTGTATTAATCTGTCACTCCTTAGCCACCCCCTCTCCCAGTCCAGAATGGCTGGAGCACACTGCAGAGACAGGCTGCAAGGAAATGTTACCATCCATTGCTGAAACACAGGCACAGGCGAAAAAAACAGACACCCAGCTTATTCACCAAAAACACCCAACAGCAAACCAGAGGAGCCCAGAAGGCAGCCTACTGCTGTCCTGCCTCCACCTATCTCACAGGGCGACTATAAGGAGCTAAACGCAACGTGATTACAACAAATACTACAGTTGTGATAAGAAGAGGTGCTTCAGGGAAGGAATGACAACAGTTCAGCCAAAGCAACTGCTTGTTCCTTAGAGTTACAACCATGCTGTGGGAAAGCAGGAGGCCTTGCTGGCTGCAGTGGTCCAAAGCCTTCCTATGGTCCTCCTGAAGAGAGGAAAGGCATTCACCTATCTCCTTCTCAGAGCTTCAAGAAGGATAGCCCTACACAAACAAGGCAGTTGCTGAGCTCAAATCAGTTGAGCCTGCCCTGAAATAACTTAGGTAGGGCTAAAATGTTCCTAGGCACTGTTCAGGTTATCAGAGTGTGTGATGTTTGCCCTGAGAGCTGCTATCGATGGCTATTACAGTTCTTGATTCTCCTGTGGTCACAAGCCTTCCCATGTcgagaaaaacaaacatttgtgATTGTCAGTGATGTGACACAGTGAGGTGTCACTattcccccttcctcccaccATATTCATAAACTGCAATTGTaattctcttctgcctttttcgTATCAGGTATAACAAAACTAATCCCTTCCAGACACTTCATAAGACGAGATCTCCCGTTTCCTGACTTCTCTAACATGCCTTTTGcatctcatcatttcttttcctccctgaaCACAGAAGCCCAGATCACATCGCATCTTACATCTCACCACAGTAATGCCTGGTTTCCCTGCCATTCCCCTAGAATGATTTCCTCAAAAGTCAAGCTCACATCTCTCTcttgcttcctctgctgctcctaGGCTGGGATTTGCTGCACTTCCCAGAACAAATCACCCCTGCCTACCCTACTCTGTAACTGTCTCCCTAAACAGGTCTCCCAGCCCCTGAAGTATCCTTGCAGTCAGGTGAGCAGCAAGGAAAATACCCTCTGGTGCCACAGACACGACCGGAGCAGCCTGGCAACTCCCACTCCTAGACCCTCCAGGGAGGACAGGATCATCGTTACCTTCTGCAGGGTTCATCGCCGCATCGTGGAGCAACGTTGCTACACACCCGGCTGCACCTGCAAAACAAGAACTGCCACATGTGAGGGGAGGTGGAGGCGAGAGACCCCGGGGCTCCACAACCCCGAGTCCCCCGCCAAAGCAAAGGAGGAGTCCCCTGGAAAAGAGTGAGATGCAAAGGCAGCCTCCATCTCCTGTCCAAGAGGAGGGTCAGTCC
Coding sequences within:
- the SLC25A28 gene encoding mitoferrin-2 isoform X2, which gives rise to MELGAGAGAGASPGARGGAESGRVLLLLMGGGGGGAGRARRGGAEAEAGPGPGGPEAARGPEPRSPPAPDYEALPQGAAVSTHMLAGAVAGVMEHCVMYPVDCVKTRMQSLQPEPAARYRNVLEALWRIVQTEGVWRPMRGMNITATGAGPAHALYFACYEKLKKTLSDVIHAGGNSHVANGAAGCVATLLHDAAMNPAEVVKQRMQMYNSPYQCVTDCVRTVWRNEGAGAFYRSYTTQLTMNIPFQAIHFMTYEFLQEQLNPHRQYNPSSHMVSGACAGAVAAAATTPLDVCKTLLNTQESLALSSNISGHITGMANAFRTVYQVGGVTAYFRGVQARVIYQMPSTAIAWSVYEFFKYILTKRQEERRAGK
- the SLC25A28 gene encoding mitoferrin-2 isoform X1 encodes the protein MKSAAGCVATLLHDAAMNPAEVVKQRMQMYNSPYQCVTDCVRTVWRNEGAGAFYRSYTTQLTMNIPFQAIHFMTYEFLQEQLNPHRQYNPSSHMVSGACAGAVAAAATTPLDVCKTLLNTQESLALSSNISGHITGMANAFRTVYQVGGVTAYFRGVQARVIYQMPSTAIAWSVYEFFKYILTKRQEERRAGK
- the SLC25A28 gene encoding mitoferrin-2 isoform X3; its protein translation is MNPAEVVKQRMQMYNSPYQCVTDCVRTVWRNEGAGAFYRSYTTQLTMNIPFQAIHFMTYEFLQEQLNPHRQYNPSSHMVSGACAGAVAAAATTPLDVCKTLLNTQESLALSSNISGHITGMANAFRTVYQVGGVTAYFRGVQARVIYQMPSTAIAWSVYEFFKYILTKRQEERRAGK